The Candidatus Baltobacteraceae bacterium sequence ATCGCGAGCAATCCAATGTTCGCTTTGATCAGCTGCATGCCGGGTTTGCCGAGTTTGAATCCGATTGCGAAGAGCGCCCCAAAGAGACCGAAGATCGCGCCGCTGGCGCCGAGCGTCGGAATATCCGGCTGCGAGAAATAGACGGCGCCGAGCCCCGCGCAGAGCAAGGAGACGGCATAAATGAGGGCCATCTTCGCGCCGCCGACGGCGCTCTCGATGAATCGCCCGAGCGAGTAGAGGGAGATCATGTTCACGCCGATGTGAATGATGCTGGCGTGCAAGAATCCGCTCGTGACGATACGCCACCACTGGTTATCCTGCGTGACGAGAAACGGTACGAGCGCGCCATCGCGCACGATCGTGCCGTT is a genomic window containing:
- a CDS encoding rhomboid family intramembrane serine protease; amino-acid sequence: MLIIVNVLAFLYEIVSSGGGVLSGNITNGTIVRDGALVPFLVTQDNQWWRIVTSGFLHASIIHIGVNMISLYSLGRFIESAVGGAKMALIYAVSLLCAGLGAVYFSQPDIPTLGASGAIFGLFGALFAIGFKLGKPGMQLIKANIGLLAINLIITFAVPMISKQEHLAGLIAGFVLTLVLFWPPKPVRTRVVDARTGAELESHIEA